A part of Syntrophorhabdus sp. genomic DNA contains:
- a CDS encoding adenine deaminase has translation MKRTLSQHTGSHEEGADLFLKGGTILNVYSGELLEGNIAVRGERIVYVGPSEHHVGKDTRVLELVGKTITPGYIEPHFHPWDVYNPVSVGEEACRRGTTTVFCDDLVFYMEMGPVLFQEFMGAFSDMPIKYYWSLRTAPQSPMRNEKEIFSVENLLTVLEDPRVQSIGEITRWMELIEGTSRIPPVIARTKELKKRVDGHTAGARYDKLNRLALAGIESCHESINGQNVLDRLRLGFYVMLRESSLRQDLSLLLKTVARERVLTDRLLLTTDGSMPEYYHRQGVTDHLIRIALKEGIDPVSAYRMATINPAVYFGFDHRIGGIAPGRDADMVILKDIHEPTPETVISRGRIVAREGTLIQSFPAMDWERYFPKATFSRREWRAREELFRIPATGGTSTAFPVIQLVNPAITRTRWVEFPVRDGYLDFDTSRFLLVATIGRDGDWITTGLLEGFGNGIEALVSSYNTAAQILVVGKNARAMSAAVNRVLEMKGGIVIFDGNGPCFELALPIGGVMSDKALPELAEKERELQSILFSKGYPHHDPMYTLVFLPNDFLPEVRVNYRGILDVKNDRVLWPRTDLI, from the coding sequence GTGAAGAGAACGCTTTCACAACACACAGGGTCTCACGAAGAAGGGGCCGACCTTTTTCTCAAGGGCGGGACCATACTCAACGTCTATTCCGGGGAACTGCTCGAAGGCAACATTGCCGTCCGCGGCGAAAGGATCGTCTACGTGGGTCCTTCGGAACACCATGTCGGAAAGGACACGAGAGTCCTCGAGCTTGTGGGCAAGACGATAACCCCTGGATACATTGAACCCCATTTCCATCCCTGGGATGTGTACAATCCCGTGTCCGTCGGTGAAGAAGCCTGCAGGCGGGGAACAACCACCGTCTTCTGCGACGACCTTGTGTTCTACATGGAAATGGGCCCGGTGCTTTTCCAGGAATTCATGGGTGCCTTCTCGGACATGCCCATCAAGTACTACTGGTCATTGCGGACAGCGCCCCAATCCCCCATGCGGAACGAGAAGGAAATCTTCTCCGTGGAGAACCTCCTTACCGTCCTCGAAGACCCCCGGGTCCAGTCCATCGGTGAGATCACGCGATGGATGGAACTGATAGAGGGCACCTCCCGGATACCCCCCGTGATAGCGAGGACGAAGGAGCTGAAGAAAAGAGTGGACGGCCACACGGCAGGCGCCAGGTACGACAAGCTCAACCGCCTTGCCCTGGCGGGAATAGAATCCTGTCACGAAAGCATCAACGGCCAGAACGTTCTCGACAGGCTGAGACTCGGATTTTACGTCATGCTCCGCGAAAGCTCCCTGAGGCAGGACCTCAGTCTCCTTCTCAAGACCGTCGCCAGGGAGCGCGTCCTGACGGACCGCCTTCTTCTCACCACAGACGGCTCCATGCCCGAGTACTATCACAGGCAGGGTGTCACGGACCACCTGATACGGATAGCACTCAAGGAAGGGATCGATCCCGTGAGCGCTTACCGGATGGCAACGATCAACCCCGCCGTCTACTTCGGGTTCGACCACAGGATCGGAGGGATAGCCCCGGGACGGGACGCCGACATGGTGATCCTCAAGGATATCCATGAGCCCACCCCGGAGACCGTTATTTCCCGCGGCAGGATCGTCGCGCGAGAAGGCACGCTCATCCAGTCCTTCCCGGCAATGGACTGGGAAAGGTATTTTCCGAAGGCCACATTCTCCCGGCGGGAATGGAGGGCCCGGGAGGAGCTCTTCCGGATCCCTGCCACCGGCGGGACCTCCACGGCCTTTCCCGTCATTCAGCTCGTGAACCCTGCCATCACCCGGACCCGCTGGGTCGAGTTTCCTGTCCGCGACGGTTATCTCGACTTCGATACCTCACGGTTTCTCCTGGTTGCGACGATCGGGAGGGACGGGGACTGGATAACGACGGGGCTCCTGGAAGGTTTCGGGAACGGGATCGAGGCGCTGGTGTCCTCTTACAACACGGCGGCCCAGATCCTTGTCGTGGGGAAGAACGCCCGGGCAATGAGCGCCGCCGTGAACAGGGTCCTCGAGATGAAGGGAGGCATCGTGATATTCGACGGGAACGGCCCCTGCTTTGAGCTGGCCCTGCCGATCGGTGGCGTCATGTCCGACAAGGCCTTGCCCGAACTCGCCGAAAAAGAGAGAGAATTGCAGTCCATCCTTTTCTCAAAGGGATACCCCCACCATGACCCCATGTACACATTGGTGTTCCTGCCCAATGACTTTCTTCCCGAGGTGAGGGTCAATTATCGGGGCATCCTGGACGTCAAGAACGACAGGGTCCTCTGGCCGAGGACGGACCTCATCTGA
- a CDS encoding CoA-binding protein — MNERDEEKKRLLETARVIAVVGLSPDTTKASNIVAQYLMTHGYRVIPVNPEYTEILGQRSYPSLTSVPERIDIVDVFRKAGDALPVVEEAVTLAPKAIWLQLGIVNDEAARIARDRGITFLMDLCIKQEHARLIGKEKKRGPLGAS; from the coding sequence ATGAACGAAAGAGATGAGGAGAAGAAAAGGCTTCTTGAAACAGCGCGGGTGATAGCAGTGGTCGGTCTTTCACCTGATACAACCAAGGCAAGCAACATTGTCGCGCAATACTTGATGACCCACGGCTACCGGGTGATACCCGTTAACCCGGAATACACGGAGATACTGGGACAGAGGTCCTATCCCTCCCTCACGAGCGTGCCCGAAAGGATAGATATAGTCGACGTCTTCCGAAAGGCCGGCGATGCCCTGCCTGTCGTGGAGGAAGCTGTGACTCTCGCCCCGAAGGCGATCTGGCTGCAGCTTGGCATCGTGAACGACGAAGCCGCGAGGATCGCCCGGGACAGGGGAATCACCTTTTTAATGGACCTCTGCATCAAGCAGGAACATGCAAGGCTCATCGGGAAAGAAAAGAAGCGAGGGCCCTTAGGGGCCTCCTGA
- a CDS encoding thioredoxin domain-containing protein has product MKKVSFAMAVFLAFLCIGSFVWPRAAAGAGSTDMFLLAFGKGKTEIKLYSDYFCGACKNLEPNVEYLISDLVARDVVTITFVDTPMHRLSTLYARYFLYILNAKKEIRHALKARRALFEAAQKNISDSGKLEDFLASKGLKWKPFDVAPVFSVLQGYLRSDTINATPTAVTLRDGARKVHQGVPNITRMLEGLK; this is encoded by the coding sequence ATGAAGAAGGTCTCATTCGCCATGGCGGTCTTTCTCGCGTTCCTGTGCATCGGCTCCTTTGTGTGGCCCCGAGCCGCCGCCGGCGCCGGGTCCACGGATATGTTCCTCCTCGCCTTCGGCAAGGGAAAGACCGAAATCAAGCTCTATTCCGACTATTTCTGCGGGGCCTGCAAGAACCTCGAACCCAACGTCGAATACCTGATTTCCGATCTCGTGGCGAGAGATGTCGTCACCATCACCTTCGTTGACACCCCCATGCACAGACTGTCCACCCTCTACGCACGCTATTTCCTCTACATCCTCAACGCGAAGAAGGAGATACGCCACGCCCTCAAGGCGAGAAGGGCCCTCTTCGAGGCGGCACAAAAAAATATCTCCGACAGCGGGAAGCTGGAGGATTTCCTCGCCTCGAAAGGCTTGAAGTGGAAACCTTTCGACGTGGCGCCCGTCTTCTCCGTTCTCCAGGGATACCTTCGCAGCGACACCATAAACGCCACTCCGACGGCCGTCACCCTTCGGGACGGTGCGAGAAAAGTCCACCAGGGTGTTCCGAACATAACACGAATGCTTGAAGGACTGAAATAG
- the budA gene encoding acetolactate decarboxylase: protein MKCSFKLLLVAGCLLLAAIPVFAGEDTITQVSTIDALMTGVYDGPTTLGELRGKGDFGLGTFAALDGEMVLLDGVFYQVTSTGDVRRPGPDTRTPFAAVTFFTADRTVPLAPGTDFKVFAAETQRNFPTRNSFYAVRITGKFRMVKTRSVPAQQKPYRPLTEIVKAQPVFDFADVTGTMAGFWCPSFVKGVNVPGYHLHFLRADGKRGGHVLDFVVDNATMEIDDSREFSLILPDDAAFDKANLEPDRTTELKAVEK from the coding sequence ATGAAATGTTCCTTCAAGTTGTTGCTTGTCGCGGGCTGCCTGCTCCTGGCGGCGATCCCGGTTTTTGCCGGAGAGGACACCATCACGCAGGTGTCGACGATAGACGCCCTTATGACGGGCGTGTATGACGGTCCGACCACACTGGGTGAATTGCGCGGGAAGGGTGATTTCGGCCTCGGAACGTTTGCCGCGCTCGACGGGGAGATGGTCCTTCTCGACGGTGTCTTCTACCAGGTCACAAGCACGGGCGATGTCAGAAGACCCGGTCCGGATACGAGGACCCCTTTCGCGGCAGTGACCTTCTTCACGGCGGACAGGACGGTGCCCCTCGCGCCGGGAACGGACTTCAAAGTCTTTGCTGCAGAGACGCAGAGGAATTTCCCGACGCGGAACAGCTTCTACGCCGTCAGGATAACAGGGAAATTCAGAATGGTGAAGACCCGCAGCGTTCCGGCACAGCAGAAGCCATACCGGCCGCTCACGGAGATAGTCAAGGCGCAGCCGGTCTTCGATTTTGCCGATGTCACCGGGACAATGGCGGGATTCTGGTGTCCTTCCTTCGTGAAGGGCGTCAACGTGCCCGGCTACCACCTGCACTTCCTCCGTGCCGATGGAAAGAGGGGAGGCCACGTCCTTGACTTTGTCGTCGACAATGCGACGATGGAGATCGACGACTCCCGGGAATTCTCCCTCATCCTCCCCGATGACGCCGCTTTCGATAAAGCCAACCTGGAACCCGACAGGACCACTGAGCTCAAGGCGGTGGAAAAGTGA